The sequence TAACCTATTTACCGGTGCTTACCACGattcccatagacatctatggggacagcggtattaggcaatttattaagctgccaATATCAAACCTCAGGATGACGTTAACATGGGATCCAGATGAAGCCTCACTGACTTCCATGGATCCCTCTATGGTCAAAGCGCTTAGTGCATGCGCCAACATGCCGGTGAATATTAAATAGTTACCGTGGAGGAGGGAGCTCTTctccggggctcccagagtagccctagCATGGTAACCAGCGGCcgtacaacatcatcatcatcattttagttatatagcaccactaattccacagcgctgtacagagaactcattcacatcagtccctgccccattggggtttacagtctaaattccctaatataaacacacacagacagacaaagagggagacagacagggagagactagggtcaatttttttttctttatagcagccaattaacctaccagtatgtttttggagtgtgggaggaaaccggagcacccggaggaaacccacgcaaacacagggaaaacatacaaactccacacagatatggctgTATCGCTGCAATTTGCATCAATACAAAAAATTTGTTACCACCTCCCCACCGTTTCTAATGATAAATAGACCTTTACATCCCATAAGGAGAGAGAAGAAAGTCtagttaaaaaatgtaatatagctATTAACACCAaattaaataagcatttctggaaTAAACCacatatatgcagtatatataggTTTTGCTCAGTAATATTAATTAGTAGCGATAGATCCACTATAATTGTGTGGTCCGTTATATATCTTTGTATCACCTTTtgcattcttcttttttttctaactATATAAATTTATGTTCATCCTACTcgttataaatattaatgtaaatgtatgtagGTTTGCTTAGCAAAATCTTTATGTTAGAAGTAAAATCTGACATATAAACTCAATCTCATCTCACAGAGGAGACTCAGGGCCCAGATTTGGGAGCCAGAAGCTGAACTAAGTCGTTAATTACCTTTATGTTTTGATTTCCCACTGAGATTTCTTTCTTAGTAACTAAGGCGATTAATCTTTAAATCCTTCTAATGTTTGGGCAATAAAACTCAAGACAGCCTCTAGCTGTCATTCTCTCCCAAAAATAGACTGAAAAGCAGCACAGCCTGTACTGAACAACATAGACACATCTCAATCACACGGACATGGATGTAAGAGACGTGCGTGTTTTCACGTGGTTATTATCACAAGACGCCCAGTATATCACACTAGTGACAAACACACATCACCATGCACAGAGATGCTCAGACTGGCCACAAATCCTTTCTCAAATCGGTTCGCCAAATTGGTATAAATTTTCATAAATGTGCTCAAATCTTaggttgattaaaaaaaaaaccagaataatTTAGAGAAAGTCGAAGAGGTTAGACCTTGGTTGACTTTTTGAGCTTCAATTTGTTAGGGCAAGCACTGCCGCAACTCTCCTGGCTCTGctggtgacgtcccggccgttgctacggcgactggggcgtcacttcctcttcctgtgtcccggttgcctgggcaacaaccaggaACGCTTTGGTCTCCCTGCCGCCGCgctcggccagctgtcaaaccagggccgtctcttccatatgGCACGAtgagcaggtgcccgggggccctgcagcccaaggggcccgtcagaggcagctaaaaaaaaaaagttcctgaaaaaaagaagaagaaaatacttaccttgctctcagctggcgatccggctcccttcctggtctcctcctccgtgcggcgctcgcagtggaTGTCGGGCATAaagtcatcacgcccgcccgacatccattgcggagcgcagcacggaggaggagaccagggagggagccggatcgccagctgagagcaaggtaagtattttcttctttttttcaggaacttttttctctcgctgcctctgacgggccccctgggctgcagggcccatatatataatctttttttttttttatatatatatatatatatatatatatatatataggggccccagtgcactgctttgcccgggggccccaaatgttgttaggAGGGCCCTGTGTCAAACAGCCGTGCGCGTGCGCGCAGGGCTGTGCTGCTTCAGCCAATTATGGCTGACTAGTTGGACGCCTGCTGGTGCTGTTCATTGGCTGCAGGGGCTACATGTAATTATACTACAGCTGGAGCTTTGGCAGGGCTCTTGCTCTGATTGGTTTCCTGTACTATTtaaggactgagcctcactgccggttataacgtcctgtctccagtattgctgcctgctcctgtactattgtttggtgttgaacctgagactgattacccgtgtatgaccttcgcctgtccctggattctgaacctgtgccagtgaccctgacctatcgcctgtacccggattctgaacctttgccggTAACCCTGCTGGTACTTAAGACCTCCTCCGGGGCTCCgcccagtccgcagatctctggccagGCTCcactccgtgtgctacctcctgtacctgtacgCGGCCGTgcgagtataaacttatactacatcgagattaagtcctggaggcatctgagtacctgtgagcataaccagtctctacgggaaaggcggctgctaaaggtgaagacctcttctactaagttctataagtttatgccgcactggttgccgtGACACAATTGAcacatttaaattgtttttaatggtgatgcGGGATGCCAACAACATGAACCGTGAAATTTGAACTTTCAAACTTTTATTTCAAGACATTTAAATggggtttaaaataaaaatattttaaaatactacaTGTTACACGAACAGTGAACCTCAAACATGAGCAGTAAATGGCAAAACTCAAACAGCAACTGTGAAGAGCAAATTGTTAACTGAAGATTTGAACTGGGGTCTATTGAGGATTGAACCACAACCATGTTCTTTGGTCAAATTCCAAACCGGTTTGAAATTTTCAAGCATCTTCATCCATGCCATATAGGCAATGTAGTGGGTGCCAGGCCTGTGTTGACTTATCAGGAAGATGATAAATATataactacaagttaacccgtgcatgatactcatgcattctagtcaaatcaagctacttaaggtgttaaaaaggttcttgtcatgcatttggcccatagcccaggcctcaaccaccaaccactccccactgtcacccccggcaaccaccaaccactccccactgtcacccccggcaaccaccaaccactccccactgtcacccccggcaatcaccaaccactccccactgtcacccccggcaaccaccaaccactcccaactgtcacttatcctttaagaaatatatatatttttttaaaatctttataaacacttttaacaattaacaaattaaattaacaaattaaaaacatcttagtataccaaatttcagccctttctgattttttttttacacacacacactaagaatttagtaggtcagtgtataactccgcccagcaggtggtgctgcagcttggttttattttttccacacacacacacacacacacacacacacacacacacacacacagactaacacacgccactagacatttatatattagataccgGATGGATGTAGCCCATGCTACCTCAGCCACTGTAGAACTATAACTCCCAGCATGCTGTGGTTTCATTTTTAGAGGCTTTTTGTGTCAGAGAAAAGAGACATGTTATGCTCAGTCAGTCGGCCCATCTGTATGTGTCCAATAAACAGATGTTTTGCAAACATTGCATCACACACTTTGAACAATTGAAAGCAGTGGAATCAGTTATAATACCAGACAGGCAGGATATTTTCATTTTTGGCGACTTGTACATACCTATGACGGTACTGCAAGTTGATATTTAAAGCACACGGATGGTGGACAAATAGGGaatctatgaaaaaaaaaatcctctatgaCTCCACTTTTTGTCTGGTCATAATTGACCCCCAGACACCCTTGAACAGACGACTCTTATTATAACCATTTAGATGCAGGATCTGTAGAATGCACATGTAGCTGGAGCTTAAAGAACATGACAGGTTTACTGAAAGACAAACATGAAAGAAGGATACTCCCTGTTACAAGTCAGCGTATAACATAAGCTACATTTTGTTATTGCTCCTTTAACTAACTCAAGATAGTTAGCCAGAAACTTCTGCGAATCATTTCCTGCTACTGGTGTTGCTGCGTGGCAGAGGGAACCAAAGAtagatcagaaaaaaaaaaaacagaaagaaagaaaggggaaaaaaaagaaagacctAAAATGCAAAAGATTTCAAAAGTGGCGTGCAATTGCAGAGTTCGTTATCCGTACATCCACAGAGTAACCTGAACTGATGAGAGATGATCAAAGCTGGTAAGCGTATTCTATAATTCTTTAGCACTGTTGCAGACCCTTGCTGTAACTCCTTAGTATCCAGGTTTGTGAGCCCTACAGGCCTGCCTGTAATGCCACAAGCCCGGGTACTTTTGAAACTTTTCCTTTAATCTATGGAAAGCATGCCCTATCACAGTTCTAAAGATCTGGATGTCAGCAGGTTGTACGTATAGGATGTATTGATGTATATAGCTACACTGTGGTAATGCAGAGGTGATGTAAGTATTCCAAGTAAGGAAgtgttgtattgttttttttttcgtatTATTCATAATGTTCCCACATTTATGTATCTTAAATAATGATGCCTAGTGCGTGGGGTTTAGACAAATCCGCCTATTATACGCATCCGCGGTGTAAAACAGGCATTTGAAGGTCcaaactacaagtcacagaatGCCCTGATAGGCAATacctaaaatgtaaaaataaaactgaggATATCATCATATACAGCAGGAGTTGGTGGGCAAAACAATAGTCACATGAACTCTTGGTTTGGGTTACACTATCAAGATTTATTGTTTTGTGAAGCTATTGTGTGTTGTCAACTCATAAGCCGAATATTAatgatattttaatgttttgcacatgtatataatattttgatgtttcttaaaaataatagTCAAAAATTAAAGGGACTTCCAGTCTGAGGGGTTATTTTGTCCCTTAATTAGCAGAACTAAGTTGGGGAATTGGGACACTGTGCATGCACTggcggggtgtgtgtgtgtgtgtgtgagaagtggGCGTGGCCATACATCACAGAGCTGGCCACTCCCCCAGGCCAGCGCTTCTTCAACCTCTTCTCCTCCCCTAAGAACACCCTTCGAATGCTGTGCAGCAGTGAACGGGACGTACCTCCCAACTTTCTGGCCCGATCAGGACAAATATCCTGTAGACAGCCGCAACAGCTAACGACTCTGGCACAGCAGGGTCTGGACTACCCATGTGCAGTGGAATACATACCTACCAAGAAATcctgaattaaaaaaacaaaacaaaaaactcagGACCAAAAATTTGGCCACTTGTCTGATCTACCAAGGACACCTCTCAGATCCACATCTCCAGAATGAAATATGTGGATCCATTGTGCCCACAAGAAATCAGGGTTCTCCTTCTAAAAAATGTGACTGTTTGCAAGTATGGTGTTAAATCCCAAGTCAGGTAAGGTAGTTATAGGAGCTTATTCCTTCTTGTCCTGATTAAGTAAATTCTTCAGAAGTTAAAGATTTTAATTGGGAGAAAAAGGGGAATTTCCTCAGAAAACTAAGACACGTGTGAACCTTACGCAGTTCCTGGCCCACTGCTTAGGGTGCTTTAATGCCAACAGGAGATCATTTGGCTTGGCAAACCTCTGCAAGTTAGCGCTCAGCGGTACCTCgatgatgtcactgcttcctggTCAATTAAATggctcagggccagattaagggccacatgggcctggggctgaaaattataaagggcctattgtaaAAAGTGCAGCCCCACCGAaggtggccagtgatgtgtgggtgtggccagaagtgtgtgggcgtggccagcaccaaGGATATATATATTCGCTGTCCACGTAGGTATACCTCAATACCTgatagttaatgcaaatatctaatcagccattcatgtggcagaaactcaatccataaaagcatgcagattgCAGACAGGGTCAATAATTGCATTTGTTGTTCacttcagaccaaacaccagaataaaggagaaatgtgatctaagtgacttttgctgtggaatgattgttggtgccataagGGTTgatcagtacctcagaaactgctgatctcttgagatttttacacacaacattctctaaagtttacagagaatgatgttcaaaaacaaaaacatccagtgagcggcagttctgtgggtggaaacacctTGTTAAAGAGAGATGTCAGAAGAGAATGGTCAGCCTGGTTCCAGATGATAAGAAGGCGATTGTAAatcaattaaccatgggtggcatgcagaagagcatctctaaatgcacagcacatccaactttgaagtggatgtgctacagcaacAGAAAACTAAACAGCACTTTTGTGAcccccacacaatacacagcacccttgtgaccgccacacaatacacagcacccttgtgaccgccacacaatacacagcacccttgctaccaccacacaatacataacacccttgtgaccgccacacaatacatagcacccttgtggccgccacacaatacatagcacccttgtgaccgccacacaatacatagcacccttgtgaccgccgcACAATACAGGGGGCAACCATGTGACTgtcgcacaatacagagagcaaaatatgatttttattgatacaaactgtgcagttaatgagAATGTGATTAACAGCTGTTGgttattttcatacctcctaacacctcAAACGGCCAAAGGTAAATATATAAGATTTGTGATATATAACTACtttttcttcaagtgttcatacatctgtgCAGACTTCAAATTACAAATAGTACAATAGAGTTACCTGTCAGTGGCACCTGGGAATagtctccattgaaaaagttggtaattttgtagtaagaaaaggaactgatccctGCTAATACACGCaggccattcacacatgcatattatattttcacaaatCCCGTTGACCCTGTGGTCACATATCCCATAATCTCACATAATCTGTCATGATATATGTATTGCAATGATCCGGTCCATTATTATAATTTGTAGATTGTGATTTTAGTGTTGTAATAaaattcaattgtttttattaacaaaacGATTCTTATTCTTAGACAAAATTTCTGCCTTCAATGTCTTAATTCTTATTCCCAGATATTAGAGGAACAGATAATGCTGTTATTTTATCTATATGGCTTTCATTTTTAACAGCTGCTTTTGTTTCCCGTTGGGGGTTTTGAACGCCTTTAAAGGTTTATTCTGTGTCTCTATAAACTTTACAGGATATGTAagactggggcagcacggtggcgtagtggttagcacttctgccttacagtactggggtcataagttcaattcccgaccatggccttatctgtgtggagtttgtatgttcttcccgtgtttgcgtgggtttcctccgggtgctcctgtttcctcccacactccaaaaacatactggtaggttaattggctgctaacaaattgaccctagtctgtctgtgtctgtgtgtgtgtatgtgtgttagggaatttagactgtaagccccaatggggcagggacatcGCAGTGGAACAGAAAGCTCATGCATGCTCCACTGGCAACGACCCAGACACCACGTATGCCCATAAAAATGTATCCTGCCCGCCGGGTACCGTAGTAGCTATATGGGCTGCCACAGTAGTAGTAGTTATGCCACTGCCAATGagtaaaattatgtattttgACTTGAAGTTCATTAAGATACTGAAAACTGTTAATTCTTCTGTCTAGATAAATACTGGCCCCTGCAGCCTCCGATGGGTAGAGTTGAGTCATCTGAAGACCGCCGTATACGGTATTATGAGATCAATGTCCTTCTACGAACACCTTCTCTTTTTACTTGGCTTCCTGAGTTTCTGCATTATTAAAAACCTGGTACACAGTCAAAACCACACGCTGATATATCCCAAAGACAACAACAACATCCGCAACTGCAGCTGCTACTCTGACACTCTGGATAACTGCAACTACAATCAGGCCAACCTAATGTGTAACTGCAAGACCACTGTTCTGCCCAAAAACAGGACCGGCTCCAGGCTGATCTACAATGGTGACCTGACCGTCTGGTTCTCGGACATCTCCACTCTGGGAAAGCTGGTCAACTTCACTTTTGTACATAATTTAAAACTTTTGCTCTGCGGAGCAACTACTCTCCCAACAGAATATCTTGCCATCCTGGGACTCAGACGCCTCCGTGTCCAGGTTAATGGCACACAGGAACAGAGCTTGAACATACACAAGAGCGGAGaccagagggccaaggacaggaGGTGTCAGGTGTCCGGCGAAAAAACATCCCCGTTTCACCTTTCTTACCTAGACACTTCTCTGTTTAATGGACTTCCCTTGTTAAAATCGTACAGTGTGGAGAATGTTTCAAGTATAACGGAGAAATTTCCAAACCTGCCCTTCTCCAATGTCATCTCTGCCACAAATAAGAGCTACTTTGTGACTTTAATTTACTGATGACCAGAGAGACCTTTATCTGTAAAACTAAAGTACTATTAAGTAACATTGTACCCCAAGTAACAGCTCTATAACGTGACGTCAGGACAAATTTGGGGCAGGAACTCTACAGCGGACAGGTCAATGTTTTGCGGGCTGCGTGCGGCTCTCTCCCTCCTCCTTTAGAGCACTCTGCCACCTCTTTGACTTTTTAGTTAAATGCCGCTCTCCCATTCTTTATAAAGCTCTACGTCACCTGTTTTAGGTAGATCCTAAAATATTAGTAACTGAGTTAGCCGTTCTGAAGAATGTTTTCTGATGGTTTTATGTAAAATTGGGTTTGAAAATGTAGCAATTTGAATTGCTCTAGAGATGAggtaattacaaatatattttacaggataCATATAAATTTGAAAACTTTTGACGCAGATGAAAATTAAAAGACTCTTCTGGAAAAAAGGATGCATGTCTCACTTTTTACAATGTAAAGTTGTTTTCTAGACTGTGGGTCTGGTGCAGACTAGTTGAATGCAAGTCAGGGGTAATTTATGACCCAAAAATAGCGAATTCCAGCCCATGTGCCAATATCTCTACAGCTGTGGCATATGTGCTAGGTTTCCGTGACATACCCACCCCTACATAAACATACCCAGATCCCGGTCTTACGCAACAAAACTTTGTCAACATGCTATTAGGCTTCAAATAATACAGCAGATTTAACTTACGTGAaagtatcaaaatattttttgtttgtaaatacacacacaaaatcctataatatatacacaatcaaaggagAAAGCGCAACCAGCCAAACAGAGGCGGTTAGCTAGTGGTGGccaccgtcatcatcatcatcagcatactaggggctggtgcaaataatacggctgTAAAAGTTGTATCTGCTTCTGAGTTCAGGTCTGCATTGGTACGCAACTCCGTGACCAAGCCCTTACTTTACTTGGCATACATTACAATGCCCCGATCATGCTTCTTCAggcacaaatcatcatcatcagctatttatatagtgctactaattctgcagcgctgtacagagaactcactcacatcagtccctgccccattggagcttacagtctaaattccctaacatacacacacagagagatagagactagggtcaattttgatagcagccaattaacctactagtatgtttttggaatgttggaggaaaccggagaaccctgcggaaacccacacaaacacggggagaacatacaaactccacacagataaggaatcGAACTCTtaaccccagggctgtgaggcagaagtgctaaccactatgccattGTGAGGTGCAAGTGTGGTTGTATGCAACTCTACATAGGCATAGATACTATGGGGACATGCGCAGAGCGAAATCATGCAACTTACGCTACGCAAATGGTCCTACAGTCAACTGtgcatcaggccctatatatgtaGGCCCATTGGGAATATACAAAAGATAGTTTGATTGCTGGATTGGCTAGCTATGGCAAGTGCCTGTGCCCCAAGTGGTTGGCTTGTGTGCTGGTAGATTGTTGTCTCTTATCATACCCACACAAGTCCCAATACCTAACAGATGACCCATCACTTCTGAGTAGAATAATGCTGAAATTTATCAGTGTGTGAAAGTAAACTATAAATTCTCATATACAGAATAAAAATACTGCAGATGTTTTTTTCATACTCCAAGAACCAAATCCATTATTGCCACCATACATCCTACAAGGCTTTGTTTCTAACGTACACCCTACCTGGCTCCTTTATGGCTTTCCCCCATTACTAGGGGGATCCTTCTCCCTGGCAGACAGCTGTGCAGACAGGACCACCCAAAGCCCCCTCTCAGCTTGTCATTCATTCACTTCATGTCATAGAATTCAAACTACCAACACAGCAAGTTAGTCACACTGGGATTATTAATTCTGTGACACCAGGTGAGATGGGGGGTAGTGGGAATGCACTTTAAAGGGGCCACTAAACCATTTTAGTTGATTTGACATTCAACCACATTTATTTAATCTTTCTGCTACAGGCATTGCTTTTTTTCTGGTAATAAAGGTACCTCTCCTCTTTGTGGGCTCGTCTTCCCTATCTGTTATTCTTCTTCCCACCTCCCCCTTCACTCTATGGCCCATCTTCCCTCTCCATTTACCCTCTACAGTTCATCCTCCGTGGGTCACTTTCGTTTGCACTTCCTGGATTCATTGGCTCTTCTTTTCCTTCTCTCCTCTCAACACCATCTGTCCCCCGATCCACCAACACCAATCACCTCCCTTCACTCAGTCCCCTTCTCCATCCCATTGCTCCACATATCATCCTTCTCTCCTCATAACCCCCAACAACATTTTCCCTTCATCGCTGCCCTGTGCATCATCATCACCCTGCCCCATAATCTCCTTCATCATTATAATCATAGTAACCTCCCCCTCAACAAAGTCATCTTTAACCCCATCCTCATTACTCACCCATCCCCATTAACCCCACCATCCTCATTAACCCATCCTCATTAACTTTCATCCTCATTAACACCTCATCCTCATTAGCCCCACCATTCTCATTAACCCTCCCATCCTCATTAACTTCCCATCATCATTAAACCCCTTCCTCATTACCCCCATCCTCTTTAACCCTCCCATCCTCATTACCACATCCTCATTAACCCTCCCATCCTCATTACCCTCATCCTCATTAACCCCTCCATCCTAATTACCCCTCCCATCCTCATTACCCTGCCCATCCTCATTACCCCCATCCTTATTAACCCCACAATCCTCATTAACCCTCCCATCCTCATTACCCCATCCTCATTAACCCTCCCATCCTCATTACCCTCATCCTCATTAACCCCTCCATCCTAATTACCCCTCCCATCCTCATTACCCTGCCCATCCTCATTACCCCCATCCTTATTAACCCCACAATCCTCATTAACCCTCCCATCCTCATTACCCTCATCCTCATTAACCCCTCCATCCTCATTACCCCTCCCATCCTCATTACCCCATCCTCATTAACCCTCCCCATCCTCATTACCCCCACCCATCCTCATTACCCCATCCTCATTACCCCCACCCATCCTCATTACCCCCGCCCATCCTCATTACCTCCACAATCCTCAGTCATCATTACTCACTCCAATCCTACATTATAAATCCCTGCATCAATCATCAATAATTCCTCCATTATTAATCCCTGTATTCTGTATAATACTGTATTAATACTCCCTCATTAATCTGCCATCCTATTATTACTTCCCTCAATCATTAACCCCCATCCTTTATTATTAAACACTTTATCATGAACCTCTCGATCTAATATTCCCCAGACTCACTCACCAAGGGGGCTGCACTGCTCGTCTGCATTTACTCAGAGGGGAACCGATCGTACACCCATTCTCCACTGAGCACCTTGCTGCCAACGTCAAGCTTTGCT is a genomic window of Mixophyes fleayi isolate aMixFle1 chromosome 2, aMixFle1.hap1, whole genome shotgun sequence containing:
- the EPCIP gene encoding exosomal polycystin-1-interacting protein is translated as MRSMSFYEHLLFLLGFLSFCIIKNLVHSQNHTLIYPKDNNNIRNCSCYSDTLDNCNYNQANLMCNCKTTVLPKNRTGSRLIYNGDLTVWFSDISTLGKLVNFTFVHNLKLLLCGATTLPTEYLAILGLRRLRVQVNGTQEQSLNIHKSGDQRAKDRRCQVSGEKTSPFHLSYLDTSLFNGLPLLKSYSVENVSSITEKFPNLPFSNVISATNKSYFVTLIY